The proteins below are encoded in one region of Saccopteryx leptura isolate mSacLep1 chromosome 1, mSacLep1_pri_phased_curated, whole genome shotgun sequence:
- the ASCL5 gene encoding achaete-scute homolog 5, which produces MNGHFCRALIDRGPAAPPGGMQLGTAPPPRPAPLPAEPPGAVPFLLFPGPAAAYAGLFPCTPGPGALGGYDCPFEPAFIHKRNERERHRVRCVNEGYARLRGHLPGVLAERRLSKVETLRAAIRYIRHLQELLRAAPDGPRPERPGDAQTPEGPRFSSSPGLESEESSQ; this is translated from the coding sequence ATGAATGGCCACTTCTGCCGGGCGCTGATAGACCGGGGACCCGCGGCGCCCCCCGGCGGCATGCAGCTGGGGACTGCGCCCCCTCCCCGGCCGGCGCCCCTGCCCGCGGAGCCCCCGGGCGCCGTGCCCTTTCTGCTGTTCCCAGGCCCAGCCGCTGCCTATGCCGGCCTGTTCCCCTGCACGCCCGGACCCGGCGCCCTCGGGGGCTACGACTGCCCGTTTGAGCCTGCCTTCATCCACAAGCGCAACGAGCGCGAGAGGCACCGCGTGCGCTGCGTTAACGAGGGTTACGCGCGCCTCCGCGGCCACCTTCCCGGCGTGCTGGCCGAGCGGCGGCTGAGCAAGGTGGAGACGCTGCGCGCCGCTATCCGCTACATCCGGCACCTGCAGGAGCTGCTGCGCGCCGCCCCCGACGGTCCACGGCCAGAGCGCCCCGGCGACGCCCAGACGCCCGAGGGCCCCCGCTTCTCCTCCTCGCCGGGCTTGGAGTCCGAGGAATCCAGCCAGTGA